In Streptomyces ambofaciens ATCC 23877, a single genomic region encodes these proteins:
- a CDS encoding FAD-dependent monooxygenase, with product MEFYDSDVVVVGAGPTGLMLAGELRLAGVSVVVLDKLAEPIKESRALGFSARTIEEFAQRGLMDRFGEVGVIPVGHFGGVPLDYQVIEGGSYGARGIPQARTEGILGGWARELGAEVRRGYEVTAIEDTGTSVTVEAAGADGSPLSLRARYVVGCDGARSSVRKLAGIDFPGTEPAIELRFADVAGVQLRPRFSGERVPGGMVMVLPMGPDRCRVIYFDSSQPLRTAPEAITFEEVADSWQRLTGEDISGATPLWVSSATDVSRQAAQYRKGRVFLAGDAAHIHLPIGAQGMSAGVQDAVNLGWKLALDISGRAPQGLLDTYHSERHPVGQRILTNTLAQRILYLGGDEITPMREVLAELMGSHVSVQRHLAGMVTGLDIRHDVGEGDHPLLGRRLPDRELVVDGEKIPFYSLLRPGRAVLLELGGDRGLRTAAAGWADRVDLVAAEFDGCEAPVDGILVRPDGYVAWVAALGAGADGLTTALDRWFGPTA from the coding sequence ATGGAATTCTACGATTCGGACGTCGTTGTCGTGGGAGCCGGTCCCACCGGTCTTATGCTCGCAGGTGAATTGAGGCTTGCTGGAGTTTCGGTGGTGGTCCTGGACAAACTCGCCGAGCCGATTAAGGAATCCCGGGCGCTGGGATTTTCGGCACGGACCATCGAGGAGTTCGCGCAGCGCGGCCTCATGGACCGGTTCGGTGAGGTCGGAGTCATCCCGGTCGGCCACTTCGGCGGCGTACCGCTCGACTACCAGGTGATCGAGGGCGGTTCGTACGGGGCGCGCGGCATTCCGCAGGCCCGCACCGAAGGCATCCTGGGCGGCTGGGCGCGCGAGCTGGGCGCCGAGGTCCGCCGCGGGTACGAGGTCACCGCGATCGAGGACACCGGCACTTCGGTGACCGTCGAGGCCGCCGGCGCCGACGGCTCTCCCCTTTCCCTGCGCGCCCGCTACGTCGTGGGCTGCGACGGTGCCCGCAGCAGCGTGCGCAAGCTCGCCGGCATCGACTTCCCCGGCACCGAGCCGGCGATCGAGCTGCGTTTCGCGGACGTGGCCGGAGTGCAGCTGCGGCCCCGTTTCAGCGGCGAGCGGGTCCCCGGCGGCATGGTCATGGTCCTGCCGATGGGCCCCGACCGCTGCCGCGTCATCTACTTCGACAGCTCCCAGCCGCTGCGCACCGCCCCGGAGGCGATCACCTTCGAGGAGGTCGCGGACAGCTGGCAGCGGCTGACCGGCGAGGACATCAGCGGCGCCACCCCGCTGTGGGTGAGCTCCGCCACCGACGTCAGCCGCCAGGCCGCCCAGTACCGCAAGGGCCGCGTCTTCCTGGCCGGTGACGCCGCGCACATCCACCTGCCGATCGGCGCGCAGGGCATGAGCGCGGGCGTGCAGGACGCCGTGAACCTCGGCTGGAAGCTCGCCCTGGACATCAGCGGCCGCGCCCCCCAGGGGCTGCTGGACACCTACCACAGCGAGCGCCACCCGGTGGGGCAGCGGATCCTGACCAACACCCTCGCCCAGCGCATCCTCTACCTCGGCGGCGACGAGATCACCCCGATGCGCGAGGTGCTGGCCGAGCTCATGGGCTCCCACGTCTCCGTGCAGCGCCACCTGGCCGGCATGGTCACCGGGCTGGACATCCGCCACGACGTCGGCGAGGGCGACCACCCGCTGCTGGGCCGGCGCCTGCCGGACCGGGAACTGGTCGTCGACGGGGAGAAGATCCCCTTCTACTCGCTGCTGCGCCCGGGGCGGGCCGTGCTCCTGGAGCTCGGCGGCGACCGGGGCCTGCGCACCGCGGCGGCCGGCTGGGCCGACCGCGTCGACCTGGTCGCCGCCGAGTTCGACGGCTGCGAGGCGCCGGTGGACGGCATCCTCGTGCGCCCCGACGGCTACGTCGCCTGGGTCGCCGCCCTGGGGGCCGGCGCCGACGGCCTCACCACCGCCCTGGACCGCTGGTTCGGCCCCACCGCCTGA
- a CDS encoding nuclear transport factor 2 family protein has protein sequence MTSTVTNDQPATGAGSGSGSGSGSGARAEIAGLLHRYLLSLDDEELDDAWTAGLFTDDAVVAFPVSRHQGADGMAAYHRSALSAFAATQHLGSPAVVELDGPRATLRANLISTHVHHAHHALPQGSLPPLFATGTFVNGEARRTPEGWRLNLLAFRLLWADGSPPPPAR, from the coding sequence ATGACCTCCACTGTGACGAACGATCAGCCCGCCACCGGAGCCGGCTCCGGCTCCGGCTCCGGTTCCGGTTCCGGCGCGCGCGCCGAGATCGCCGGCCTGCTGCACCGGTACCTGCTCTCGCTGGACGACGAGGAACTCGACGACGCCTGGACCGCGGGCCTGTTCACCGACGACGCGGTCGTGGCGTTCCCGGTCAGCCGGCACCAGGGCGCCGACGGCATGGCCGCCTACCACCGCTCGGCGCTGTCGGCGTTCGCGGCGACCCAGCACCTGGGCTCCCCGGCCGTGGTCGAACTGGACGGGCCACGCGCCACGCTGCGGGCGAACCTGATCTCCACCCACGTGCACCACGCGCACCACGCACTCCCCCAGGGCAGCCTGCCCCCGCTCTTCGCGACGGGCACGTTCGTCAACGGCGAGGCCCGCCGCACCCCCGAGGGCTGGCGGCTGAACCTGCTGGCGTTCCGGCTGCTGTGGGCCGACGGCTCACCGCCGCCGCCCGCACGGTGA
- a CDS encoding beta-ketoacyl-[acyl-carrier-protein] synthase family protein, translating into MSRRRVVITGIEVIAPGGVGRENFWNLLSSGRTATRGITFFDPAPFRSRVAAEADFDPFAHGLSPQEVRRLDRAAQFAVVASRGAVADSGLDVAALDPHRVGVTVGSAVGATMGLDEEYRVVSDGGRLEAVDHTYAVPHLYDYMVPSSFAAEVAWAVGAEGPSTVVSTGCTSGIDSVGYAVELVREGSADVVIAGSSDAPISPITMACFDAIKATTPRHDEPECASRPFDKTRNGFVLGEGCAFFVLEELDSARKRGAHIYAEIAGYSTRSNAYHMTGLRPDGAEMAEAIDLALAEARLNPQAIDYVNAHGSGTKQNDRHETAAFKRSLGEHAFRTPVSSIKSMVGHSLGAIGSIEIAASALAMEYDVVPPTANLHTADPECDLDYVPLVARDQLIDAVLTVGSGFGGFQSAMVLASPERSLV; encoded by the coding sequence TTGAGCAGGCGACGTGTCGTGATCACCGGGATCGAGGTGATCGCGCCGGGCGGGGTGGGCCGGGAGAACTTCTGGAACCTGCTCAGCTCGGGGCGCACCGCGACCCGCGGCATCACCTTCTTCGACCCCGCCCCCTTCCGCTCCCGGGTGGCCGCCGAGGCCGACTTCGACCCCTTCGCGCACGGTCTGAGCCCCCAGGAGGTCCGCCGCCTGGACCGGGCCGCGCAGTTCGCCGTCGTCGCCTCGCGCGGCGCGGTCGCCGACAGCGGCCTGGACGTCGCCGCCCTGGACCCGCACCGCGTCGGTGTCACCGTCGGCAGCGCCGTCGGCGCCACGATGGGCCTGGACGAGGAGTACCGCGTCGTCAGCGACGGCGGCCGCCTGGAGGCGGTCGACCACACCTACGCCGTCCCGCACCTGTACGACTACATGGTGCCCAGCTCGTTCGCGGCCGAAGTCGCCTGGGCGGTGGGCGCCGAGGGCCCCAGCACGGTGGTCTCCACCGGCTGCACCTCCGGCATCGACTCCGTGGGCTACGCCGTGGAACTGGTCCGCGAGGGCTCCGCCGACGTCGTGATCGCCGGCTCCTCCGACGCGCCGATCTCCCCGATCACCATGGCCTGCTTCGACGCGATCAAGGCGACCACCCCCCGCCACGACGAACCCGAGTGCGCCTCGCGCCCCTTCGACAAGACCCGCAACGGTTTCGTCCTGGGCGAGGGCTGCGCCTTCTTCGTGCTGGAGGAGCTGGACAGCGCCCGCAAGCGCGGCGCCCACATCTACGCCGAGATCGCCGGGTACTCCACCCGCTCCAACGCCTACCACATGACGGGGCTGCGCCCCGACGGCGCGGAGATGGCCGAGGCGATCGACCTGGCGCTGGCCGAGGCCCGCCTGAACCCGCAGGCCATCGACTACGTCAACGCCCACGGCTCGGGCACCAAGCAGAACGACCGGCACGAGACGGCCGCGTTCAAGCGCAGCCTGGGCGAACACGCCTTCCGCACCCCGGTCAGCTCCATCAAGTCCATGGTCGGGCACTCGCTGGGCGCGATCGGCTCCATCGAGATCGCCGCCTCGGCCCTGGCCATGGAGTACGACGTCGTCCCGCCCACCGCCAACCTGCACACCGCCGACCCCGAGTGCGACCTCGACTACGTGCCCCTGGTCGCCCGCGACCAGCTGATCGACGCGGTCCTGACCGTCGGCAGCGGATTCGGCGGCTTCCAGAGCGCCATGGTGCTCGCCAGCCCGGAAAGGAGCCTGGTATGA
- the fabG gene encoding 3-oxoacyl-ACP reductase FabG — protein MTDTTTQRVAVITGATSGIGLASARLLGAQGHRVFIGARSADNVAATVKELQGEGLDVDGAVVDVRDTASVDAWIQAAVDRFGTLDVVVNNAGRSGGGPTADIADELWDDVIDTNLNSVFRVTRAALTLGGLRAKDRGRIINVASTAGKQGVVLGAPYSASKHGVVGFTKALGNELAPTGITVNAVCPGYVETPMAQRVRQGYAAAYDTSEEAILDKFQAKIPLGRYSTPQEVAGLIGYLASDTAASITSQALNVCGGLGNF, from the coding sequence ATGACCGACACCACCACCCAGCGCGTCGCCGTCATCACCGGCGCCACCAGCGGCATCGGCCTGGCCAGCGCCCGCCTCCTGGGCGCACAGGGCCACCGGGTGTTCATCGGCGCGCGCAGCGCCGACAACGTCGCCGCCACCGTCAAGGAACTCCAGGGCGAGGGCCTGGACGTCGACGGCGCCGTCGTCGACGTCCGCGACACCGCCTCCGTCGACGCCTGGATCCAGGCCGCCGTCGACCGCTTCGGCACCCTGGACGTCGTCGTCAACAACGCCGGCCGCTCCGGCGGCGGCCCCACCGCCGACATCGCCGACGAGCTGTGGGACGACGTCATCGACACCAACCTCAACAGCGTCTTCCGCGTCACCCGCGCCGCCCTGACCCTAGGCGGCCTGCGCGCCAAGGACCGCGGCCGCATCATCAACGTCGCCTCCACCGCCGGCAAGCAGGGCGTCGTCCTGGGCGCCCCCTACTCCGCCTCCAAGCACGGCGTCGTCGGCTTCACCAAGGCCCTGGGCAACGAACTCGCCCCCACCGGCATCACCGTCAACGCGGTCTGCCCCGGATACGTCGAGACGCCCATGGCCCAGCGCGTGCGCCAGGGCTACGCCGCCGCCTACGACACCTCCGAGGAGGCCATCCTCGACAAGTTCCAGGCGAAGATCCCCCTCGGCCGCTACTCCACCCCCCAGGAGGTCGCCGGCCTCATCGGCTACCTGGCCTCCGACACCGCCGCGTCCATCACCTCGCAGGCCCTGAACGTCTGCGGCGGCCTCGGCAACTTCTGA
- a CDS encoding TcmI family type II polyketide cyclase: protein MHSTLIVARMAAASSNDVAKLFADFDATEMPHRMGTRRRQLFSYRGLYFHLQDFDEDNGGELIEAAKADPRFVGISEDLKPFIEAYDPATWRSPADAMATRFYDWEASR, encoded by the coding sequence ATGCACAGCACGCTGATCGTCGCCCGGATGGCGGCCGCCTCCAGCAACGACGTGGCGAAGTTGTTCGCCGACTTCGACGCCACCGAGATGCCGCACCGCATGGGCACGCGGCGCCGCCAGCTGTTCTCCTACCGGGGCCTGTACTTCCACCTGCAGGACTTCGACGAGGACAACGGCGGCGAGCTGATCGAGGCGGCCAAGGCCGACCCGCGTTTCGTGGGCATCAGCGAGGACCTCAAGCCGTTCATCGAGGCCTACGACCCCGCCACCTGGCGCTCGCCGGCCGACGCCATGGCCACCCGCTTCTACGACTGGGAGGCCTCCCGTTGA
- a CDS encoding pyridoxamine 5'-phosphate oxidase family protein produces the protein MSPSIQRPDAVTVPESVEAFLTGTALVAAFTTPRPNGTPHVAPVRFTWDAAAGLARVMTVSSSRKARNLLAAPGSRVALCQVDGFRWVTLEGTGTVVTDPARVELGARLYARRYWSAPPTPPGRVVIEITVDHLLSLNA, from the coding sequence ATGTCGCCGTCGATACAGCGCCCGGACGCCGTGACGGTGCCCGAATCGGTCGAGGCGTTCCTGACCGGTACGGCGCTCGTCGCCGCGTTCACGACGCCGCGGCCCAACGGCACGCCGCACGTGGCCCCCGTGCGTTTCACCTGGGACGCGGCCGCCGGCCTCGCGCGGGTGATGACGGTCTCCTCCTCGCGCAAGGCCCGTAACCTGCTCGCGGCGCCCGGCAGCCGGGTGGCGCTGTGCCAGGTGGACGGTTTCCGGTGGGTGACGCTGGAGGGCACCGGCACGGTGGTGACCGACCCCGCGCGGGTGGAACTCGGCGCCCGGCTCTACGCCCGCCGGTACTGGTCCGCCCCGCCCACCCCGCCCGGCCGGGTGGTCATCGAGATCACGGTCGACCACCTGCTCAGCCTCAACGCCTGA
- a CDS encoding acyl carrier protein, translated as MATKLFTLDDLKRTLRDAAGVAEGVDLDGDILDTEFEVIGYESLALLEAGSLIEREYGISLDEEAVGEANTPRTFIEVVNAQLAPAQAA; from the coding sequence ATGGCCACCAAGCTCTTCACCCTCGACGACCTCAAGCGCACCCTGCGCGACGCCGCGGGCGTCGCCGAGGGCGTGGACCTGGACGGCGACATCCTCGACACCGAGTTCGAGGTCATCGGCTACGAGTCCCTCGCCCTGCTGGAGGCCGGCAGCCTCATCGAGCGCGAGTACGGCATCTCCCTCGACGAGGAGGCCGTCGGCGAGGCCAACACCCCCCGCACCTTCATCGAGGTCGTCAACGCCCAGCTCGCGCCCGCCCAGGCCGCCTGA
- a CDS encoding condensation domain-containing protein, with protein sequence MARQHRPHALRGRPAAPRRPALPVIWPQHDLLRGPGEHRRAAGHVEQLTWRWSGPLDTERFTAAWQSVVDRESVLRAALVLGPKPRLIVHDRARAEVAHHRADTAGFERLLERDRRRGFDLRRPSPLRVTLVDLAGERAGCGPQPVTRVVLTFPHALLDAWSVHLLLEEFCRAYLAGGTLPGGERRPDLRDWVGWLQRQDLAPARDFWIRAVPGDPVTVVPARPGPRTRQRGHGRVEVRLSPAEAARLHRWAALRSVPESSALQTAWALLLYRAAGHQETAAVGFGVTVSGRGIALDCAERLPGPMRNCLPMVVRLDPRQPLGLLLEALRDRALDMAAYEWVSTALVHHWTGRTAGGAAGGELMQSAVSVESTPRPRTDTRTELAGAGVGLEPERAAGAGPGGLPLALLVHRGADGSLTCTVVHDRSLVSDGDAHLLADHCARLLRHLPHTGELATTADVLDVLAGQELPRIAPRRRRPARTPAGPPAGDPPADGPVTGGPATGPPP encoded by the coding sequence ATGGCCAGGCAGCACCGCCCGCATGCCCTGCGGGGCCGCCCCGCCGCGCCCCGCCGGCCGGCCCTGCCGGTCATCTGGCCGCAGCACGACCTGCTGCGCGGCCCGGGCGAGCACCGGCGGGCCGCAGGACACGTCGAGCAGCTGACCTGGCGCTGGAGCGGGCCGCTGGACACCGAACGGTTCACCGCCGCCTGGCAGTCCGTCGTCGACCGCGAGAGCGTGCTGCGGGCCGCCCTCGTCCTCGGACCCAAGCCGCGCCTGATCGTCCACGACCGCGCCCGCGCCGAGGTCGCCCACCACCGTGCGGACACCGCCGGCTTCGAGCGGCTGCTCGAACGCGACCGCCGGCGCGGCTTCGACCTGCGCCGCCCCAGCCCGCTGCGCGTCACCCTCGTCGACCTGGCCGGCGAGCGCGCCGGGTGCGGCCCGCAACCCGTGACACGGGTGGTGCTCACCTTCCCCCACGCCCTGCTGGACGCGTGGAGCGTGCACCTGCTGCTGGAGGAGTTCTGCCGCGCCTACCTCGCCGGCGGCACACTGCCCGGCGGGGAGCGCCGGCCCGACCTGCGCGACTGGGTGGGCTGGCTCCAGCGCCAGGATCTCGCGCCGGCACGGGACTTCTGGATACGGGCCGTGCCCGGCGACCCGGTCACCGTAGTGCCGGCCCGGCCCGGCCCGCGCACCCGGCAGCGGGGCCACGGCCGGGTGGAGGTCCGGCTCAGCCCCGCCGAGGCCGCACGGCTCCACCGCTGGGCCGCGCTGCGCTCCGTGCCCGAATCCAGCGCCCTGCAGACGGCCTGGGCCCTGCTGCTGTACCGCGCGGCCGGACACCAGGAGACCGCGGCCGTCGGCTTCGGCGTCACCGTCTCCGGACGCGGCATCGCCCTGGACTGCGCCGAGCGGCTGCCCGGACCGATGCGCAACTGCCTGCCGATGGTGGTGCGCCTGGACCCCCGGCAGCCGCTGGGCCTGCTGCTGGAGGCGCTGCGGGACCGCGCCCTGGACATGGCCGCCTACGAATGGGTCTCCACCGCCCTCGTCCACCACTGGACCGGCCGGACGGCCGGCGGCGCGGCCGGCGGGGAACTGATGCAGAGCGCGGTGTCGGTGGAGAGCACCCCGCGCCCGCGCACCGACACACGGACCGAACTCGCCGGCGCCGGCGTCGGTCTGGAACCGGAACGGGCCGCCGGCGCCGGACCCGGCGGCCTGCCCCTCGCCCTGCTCGTCCACCGCGGCGCCGACGGCTCACTGACCTGCACCGTCGTCCACGACCGCAGCCTGGTCTCCGACGGCGACGCGCACCTGCTGGCCGACCACTGCGCCCGGCTGCTGCGCCACCTGCCCCACACCGGCGAACTCGCCACCACCGCCGACGTGCTGGACGTACTCGCCGGGCAGGAACTCCCGCGCATCGCACCCCGCAGACGCCGCCCGGCCCGGACGCCGGCCGGCCCACCCGCCGGCGACCCCCCTGCCGACGGCCCGGTCACCGGCGGACCGGCCACCGGCCCCCCACCCTGA
- a CDS encoding 4'-phosphopantetheinyl transferase family protein has protein sequence MDRVTCAVPLHVPRPSGPWPGVRENLSRLGNALVCTTWSEWLPSVLTTRRLPQLLGADWPRYRRTPDAAVRYRFAASRLLIKNTAAAALAVPPEDLDLAYRLGGRPYLRGFDQIELSLSHTGDLIAVGLSRTGRIGVDVEPAERPVRLELLQTQVFTPAEARELASLPENERPGRALRLWTLKEAYSKALGQGLRLGFKEFGFIDGRLSTPDGSAVADGEWGFATYPVMDRYLLSVACHDAGLSTAGDTSAGTMLDQGFLAAMTDTAPR, from the coding sequence ATGGACCGGGTCACGTGCGCCGTGCCCCTTCACGTGCCACGGCCCTCCGGGCCCTGGCCCGGGGTACGGGAGAACCTCTCCAGACTCGGCAACGCGCTGGTGTGCACGACCTGGAGCGAATGGCTGCCCAGCGTCCTCACCACCCGGCGGCTGCCGCAACTGCTCGGCGCCGACTGGCCGCGCTACCGGCGCACCCCCGACGCGGCGGTGCGCTACCGCTTCGCCGCGTCCCGGCTGCTCATCAAGAACACGGCCGCCGCGGCCCTGGCCGTCCCGCCCGAGGACCTCGACCTCGCCTACCGGCTGGGCGGACGCCCCTACCTGCGCGGCTTCGACCAGATCGAGCTGAGCCTGAGCCACACCGGCGACCTCATCGCCGTCGGCCTCAGCCGCACCGGCCGCATCGGGGTGGACGTGGAACCCGCCGAGCGGCCCGTACGCCTGGAACTGCTCCAGACCCAGGTCTTCACCCCCGCCGAAGCACGGGAACTGGCGTCCCTGCCCGAGAACGAACGCCCGGGCCGCGCCCTGCGCCTGTGGACCCTGAAGGAGGCCTACAGCAAGGCCCTCGGACAGGGACTGCGCCTGGGCTTCAAGGAGTTCGGCTTCATCGACGGCCGGCTCAGCACCCCCGACGGCAGCGCCGTCGCGGACGGGGAGTGGGGATTCGCCACCTACCCGGTCATGGACCGCTACCTGCTCAGCGTCGCCTGCCACGACGCCGGGCTGAGCACCGCCGGGGACACCTCCGCGGGAACCATGCTGGACCAGGGCTTCCTGGCCGCGATGACCGACACGGCACCCCGGTAG
- a CDS encoding ketosynthase chain-length factor, whose amino-acid sequence MTASVVVTGLGVTAPNGLGLKDYWAATLGGKHGIGRITRFDPTGYPARLAGQIDGFEADRLLPSRLLPQTDRVTRLALVAADWALADAGADPAQLPEFDMGVITASAAGGFEFGQGELQALWSQGSQYVSAYQSFAWFYAVNSGQISIRNGMKGPAGVVVSEGAGGLDAVAQARRQIRKGTSLIVTGAVDASLCPWGWVAQLAGGRLSTSDEPDHAYLPFDRDARGFVPGEGGAILIAEDAAAARTRGARPYGEIAGYGATIDPRPGSGREPGLRKAIETALADARLSAADIDVVFADGAGDPAGDRIEADAISTVFGDRGVPVTVPKTMTGRLYSGGAPLDLAAAFLALRDGVIPPTVHIDPCADYPLDLVLGEPRPAPLRTALILARGHGGFNSAMAVRAV is encoded by the coding sequence ATGACCGCCTCCGTGGTGGTGACCGGCCTGGGCGTCACCGCGCCCAACGGCCTGGGCCTGAAGGACTACTGGGCCGCGACGCTGGGCGGCAAGCACGGCATCGGCCGCATCACCCGCTTCGACCCCACCGGCTACCCGGCCCGCCTGGCCGGGCAGATCGACGGCTTCGAGGCCGACCGGCTGCTGCCCAGCCGGCTGCTGCCGCAGACCGACCGGGTCACCCGCCTGGCGCTGGTGGCCGCCGACTGGGCCCTGGCCGACGCCGGCGCCGACCCCGCACAACTGCCCGAGTTCGACATGGGCGTCATCACCGCCTCCGCCGCCGGCGGCTTCGAGTTCGGCCAGGGCGAACTGCAGGCCCTGTGGAGCCAGGGCAGCCAGTACGTCTCCGCCTACCAGTCCTTCGCCTGGTTCTACGCCGTCAACAGCGGCCAGATCTCCATCCGCAACGGCATGAAGGGCCCCGCCGGCGTCGTCGTCAGCGAAGGCGCCGGAGGACTCGACGCCGTCGCCCAGGCCCGCCGGCAGATCCGCAAGGGCACCTCGCTGATCGTCACCGGCGCCGTCGACGCCTCCCTGTGCCCGTGGGGCTGGGTCGCCCAGCTGGCCGGCGGCCGGCTCTCCACCAGCGACGAACCCGACCACGCCTACCTGCCCTTCGACCGCGACGCCCGCGGCTTCGTCCCCGGCGAGGGCGGCGCGATCCTCATCGCCGAGGACGCGGCCGCCGCCCGCACCCGCGGCGCCCGCCCCTACGGCGAGATCGCCGGCTACGGCGCCACCATCGACCCCCGGCCCGGCAGCGGACGCGAACCCGGCCTGCGCAAGGCGATCGAGACCGCCCTGGCCGACGCCCGGCTGAGCGCCGCCGACATCGACGTCGTCTTCGCCGACGGCGCCGGCGACCCGGCCGGCGACCGCATCGAAGCCGACGCCATCAGCACCGTCTTCGGCGACCGCGGCGTGCCGGTGACCGTGCCCAAGACGATGACCGGACGCCTGTACTCCGGCGGCGCGCCCCTGGACCTGGCCGCCGCGTTCCTCGCCCTGCGCGACGGCGTCATCCCGCCCACCGTGCACATCGACCCGTGCGCCGACTACCCCCTGGACCTGGTCCTGGGCGAGCCGCGCCCGGCCCCGCTGCGCACCGCCCTGATCCTGGCCCGCGGCCACGGAGGCTTCAACTCCGCCATGGCCGTACGCGCCGTATGA
- a CDS encoding aromatase/cyclase, translating into MTTREVEHEITIGAPAAAVYELLADVTHWPRIFPPTIHVDRLETSGDEERIRIWATANGQPKDWTSRRTLDARALTITFRQEIPAAPVKHMGGTWIIEELTADTSRVRLLHDYSALGDDPHDLLWIEQAVDKNSTQELAALKVNVEAAHAAATEELTFSFTDTVHIAGAAKDVFDFINEAHLWSERLPHVAVVRLTEDTPGLQELEMDTRAKDGSVHTTKSYRVVFPHHKIAYKQVTLPALMTLHTGEWTFTEDEQGTTASSQHTVTLNTANIARILGQDATVADARAYVHSALSTNSSATLAHAKAHAEQKKA; encoded by the coding sequence ATGACGACGCGTGAGGTCGAGCACGAGATCACGATCGGCGCCCCGGCCGCCGCGGTCTACGAACTGCTCGCAGACGTGACCCACTGGCCGCGCATCTTCCCGCCCACCATCCACGTGGACCGCCTCGAGACGAGCGGCGACGAGGAACGCATCCGCATCTGGGCCACCGCCAACGGACAGCCCAAGGACTGGACCTCCCGCCGCACCCTGGACGCCCGCGCCCTGACCATCACCTTCCGCCAGGAGATACCGGCCGCCCCCGTCAAGCACATGGGCGGCACCTGGATCATCGAGGAACTCACCGCGGACACCTCCCGCGTGCGCCTCCTGCACGACTACAGCGCCCTGGGCGACGACCCCCACGACCTGCTGTGGATCGAACAGGCCGTGGACAAGAACAGCACCCAGGAACTGGCCGCCCTCAAGGTCAACGTCGAGGCCGCGCACGCCGCCGCCACCGAGGAACTCACCTTCTCCTTCACCGACACCGTGCACATCGCCGGCGCCGCCAAGGACGTCTTCGACTTCATCAACGAGGCCCACCTGTGGTCCGAGCGGCTCCCGCACGTCGCCGTGGTCCGCCTCACCGAGGACACCCCGGGCCTGCAGGAACTGGAGATGGACACCCGCGCCAAGGACGGCTCGGTGCACACCACCAAGTCCTACCGGGTCGTCTTCCCCCACCACAAGATCGCCTACAAGCAGGTCACCCTGCCCGCGCTGATGACCCTGCACACCGGCGAGTGGACCTTCACCGAGGACGAGCAGGGCACCACCGCCTCCTCCCAGCACACCGTCACCCTCAACACCGCCAACATCGCACGCATCCTCGGCCAGGACGCCACCGTCGCCGACGCCCGCGCCTACGTGCACAGCGCACTGTCCACCAACAGCAGCGCCACCCTCGCCCACGCCAAGGCCC
- a CDS encoding antibiotic biosynthesis monooxygenase family protein has translation MPIISAEDKHLTVLNLFTTDTPEKQGKLIEEMTKIVDAATYEGWMSSTVHSGVDSHGTLNFIQWRSGEDLEKRYAGEEFKHRTLPVFGEITTSIRLMQNEVAHTLTSDALGGKIEIGPGRDDYTVFTVFPVTPQGQDEALDALGPGQAFLAQVPGFRAHVVLKGLRARGLEGAFVISYSQWDSKQAWEAYRDQAPQDQDEARKAAVGRVRAVVAGEPYSNTYQVVHTRSAGE, from the coding sequence ATGCCCATCATCTCCGCCGAGGACAAGCACCTCACCGTCCTGAACCTGTTCACCACGGACACTCCCGAGAAGCAGGGCAAGCTGATCGAGGAGATGACGAAGATCGTCGACGCGGCCACGTACGAGGGCTGGATGTCCTCCACCGTCCACTCCGGCGTCGACTCCCACGGCACCCTCAACTTCATCCAGTGGCGCAGCGGCGAGGACCTGGAAAAGCGGTACGCGGGCGAGGAGTTCAAGCACCGCACGCTGCCGGTCTTCGGTGAGATCACCACCTCGATCCGGCTGATGCAGAACGAGGTCGCCCACACGCTGACCTCCGACGCCCTCGGCGGGAAGATCGAGATCGGCCCCGGCCGCGACGACTACACCGTCTTCACCGTCTTCCCGGTCACCCCCCAGGGCCAGGACGAGGCCCTGGACGCCCTCGGCCCCGGCCAGGCCTTCCTCGCCCAGGTGCCCGGCTTCCGCGCGCACGTCGTCCTCAAGGGGCTGCGCGCCCGCGGCCTGGAGGGCGCCTTCGTCATCTCCTACTCCCAGTGGGACAGCAAGCAGGCCTGGGAGGCCTACCGCGACCAGGCCCCCCAGGACCAGGACGAGGCCCGCAAGGCGGCCGTCGGCCGGGTGCGCGCCGTCGTCGCCGGTGAGCCCTACAGCAACACCTACCAGGTCGTGCACACGCGTTCGGCCGGCGAGTGA